One region of Mycolicibacterium rhodesiae NBB3 genomic DNA includes:
- a CDS encoding alpha/beta hydrolase family protein has translation MAQQVRRVYGASMSPDATAFAHLVDDGGYPRAVQRFLRGWRASSSRDVELPVEGPVNRVMHSADGHWLACEVAPEGGSRSQIWVVTTDPDDRDARRIDMWPAGTSDGTAELIGWDGVRVAAILTGDDGVGSSCLIDPADGTTVVLDRRSGGRLVDAWAGAALVRVGPRGYRDLIMLRGSTEIALLPYDPGSTTDVGIILDDHGPRRLRTGLEGDQYELYQPSSASGADSSEGYVRALIRSENGAEHARLLEVTTTADGVSYQVIAERPGYELDEFTVSDDLSTVAILWNLHGASELQILELADYTTYPPIPLPGMVASELSISAGGSMLAMTVESPSMPATVELVDPRTREWEPVDREPSLGPVSADPTLEKITARDGLTFTGWLFRPPEGVEPIGAMLFLHGGPEGQGRPGYNEFFPPLLEAGISVFLPNVRGSGGFGRSFMHADDREKRFAAIDDVGDAVNFLADNGHAHRDRIACCGWSYGGYLTQAALTFHPQLFAAGISICGMSDLNTWYRSTEPWIAAAAYPKYGHPVSDRDLLEQLSPLQRVDALTAPLLLVHGANDTNVPPDESQQMCEALRDLGRTVEYLSFADDGHEIDKRENRAVLVKAMREWLLTAFTARQTP, from the coding sequence ATGGCACAGCAGGTTCGTCGCGTCTACGGCGCATCGATGTCCCCGGACGCGACCGCGTTCGCGCACCTTGTCGACGACGGCGGATACCCGCGCGCGGTGCAGCGATTTCTGCGGGGGTGGCGTGCTAGTTCCTCCCGCGACGTCGAACTGCCGGTCGAGGGGCCGGTCAACCGGGTCATGCACTCCGCGGACGGCCACTGGCTTGCCTGCGAGGTCGCGCCCGAGGGCGGGTCCCGAAGCCAGATCTGGGTAGTGACAACCGATCCCGACGATCGCGACGCACGCCGCATCGACATGTGGCCCGCCGGAACCTCTGACGGCACCGCAGAACTGATCGGTTGGGACGGGGTCCGGGTAGCGGCGATCCTCACGGGTGACGACGGCGTCGGTAGCTCGTGTCTGATCGATCCCGCCGACGGGACGACGGTCGTGCTCGATCGGCGATCGGGCGGGAGGCTGGTCGACGCGTGGGCCGGGGCAGCACTCGTGCGGGTCGGACCACGCGGGTATCGCGACCTCATCATGTTGCGCGGTTCCACTGAAATCGCTCTGCTGCCTTACGATCCCGGGTCTACAACCGATGTGGGCATCATTCTCGACGACCACGGCCCGCGCCGTCTTCGCACCGGTCTGGAGGGAGACCAGTACGAGCTGTATCAACCGTCGAGCGCCAGCGGGGCCGATAGCAGCGAGGGGTACGTGCGCGCCCTGATCCGCAGTGAGAACGGTGCCGAACACGCCCGGCTGCTCGAGGTCACCACCACCGCGGATGGGGTGTCCTACCAGGTGATTGCCGAGCGACCTGGGTACGAGCTCGACGAATTCACCGTCAGCGATGACCTCTCGACGGTTGCCATACTGTGGAACCTCCACGGCGCCAGCGAATTACAGATTCTCGAACTCGCCGATTACACGACGTACCCGCCGATCCCGCTGCCCGGCATGGTGGCCAGTGAGTTGAGCATCAGCGCCGGTGGGTCGATGCTGGCGATGACGGTCGAAAGCCCGTCGATGCCGGCGACCGTCGAATTGGTCGATCCCCGTACGCGCGAATGGGAGCCCGTCGACCGCGAGCCCAGTTTGGGCCCGGTGTCGGCCGACCCGACGTTGGAGAAGATCACGGCGCGCGACGGTCTGACCTTCACCGGGTGGCTCTTCCGGCCTCCGGAAGGCGTCGAGCCGATCGGCGCGATGCTCTTCCTGCACGGCGGTCCCGAAGGTCAGGGTCGTCCCGGCTACAACGAGTTCTTCCCACCCCTGCTCGAGGCGGGCATCTCGGTGTTCCTGCCCAATGTGCGGGGCTCCGGCGGCTTCGGCCGCTCGTTCATGCATGCCGACGACCGGGAGAAGCGGTTCGCGGCCATCGACGATGTCGGCGATGCTGTGAACTTCCTGGCCGACAATGGACATGCGCATCGCGACCGCATCGCGTGTTGCGGTTGGTCCTACGGAGGTTATCTGACGCAGGCAGCGCTGACCTTTCACCCGCAGCTGTTCGCGGCAGGCATCAGCATCTGCGGCATGAGCGATTTGAACACCTGGTATCGCAGCACCGAGCCCTGGATCGCCGCGGCCGCGTATCCGAAATACGGCCATCCCGTCAGCGACCGCGACTTGCTCGAACAGCTGTCCCCGCTGCAGCGGGTGGATGCGCTGACGGCGCCACTGCTACTCGTGCACGGCGCCAACGACACCAACGTGCCTCCTGATGAATCACAGCAGATGTGTGAAGCGCTGCGCGATCTCGGGCGCACCGTCGAGTACCTGTCGTTTGCCGACGACGGTCATGAGATCGATAAGCGCGAAAACCGCGCTGTGCTGGTCAAAGCGATGCGGGAATGGCTCCTCACAGCTTTTACGGCACGCCAGACGCCGTAG
- a CDS encoding DUF6131 family protein, with product MIILGVILAVLGWILGINVLTTIGVILVVIGAVFWVLGSVGRPVGGRRAWY from the coding sequence ATGATCATCCTTGGAGTCATCCTCGCGGTCCTCGGCTGGATCCTCGGCATCAACGTCTTGACGACGATCGGCGTCATCCTGGTCGTGATCGGCGCCGTCTTCTGGGTCCTCGGGTCCGTTGGACGTCCCGTCGGCGGACGCCGAGCCTGGTACTAA
- a CDS encoding SACE_7040 family transcriptional regulator, with protein sequence MASTPEPVLTGTRRSQAKSDRRSQLIAAAERLVAERGYLAVRLEDIGAAAGVSGPAIYRHFPNKEALLVELLVGISTRLLAGATDVVARADDPGAALDGLIDFHLDFALGESDLIRIQDRDLPYLPPGAKRQVRKAQRQYVEIWVDVLRQLNTSLREDDARMMAHATFGLLNSTPHSVKPSATKKAEVNERAVLRAMTVAALTSASGMASGTPSG encoded by the coding sequence ATGGCCTCCACTCCGGAGCCCGTTCTCACCGGGACGCGCCGCAGCCAGGCCAAATCGGACCGCCGGTCACAACTGATCGCGGCGGCCGAACGCCTGGTGGCCGAGCGGGGCTATCTCGCGGTACGGCTCGAGGACATCGGGGCCGCCGCAGGCGTCAGCGGACCGGCGATCTATCGCCACTTCCCCAACAAAGAGGCACTGCTGGTCGAACTCCTGGTTGGAATCAGCACCCGGCTGCTGGCCGGCGCTACGGATGTGGTTGCCCGCGCCGATGATCCTGGTGCCGCGCTGGACGGGCTGATCGACTTCCATCTGGACTTCGCACTCGGCGAGTCCGACCTGATCCGCATCCAGGACCGAGACCTTCCTTACCTGCCCCCTGGCGCCAAGCGTCAGGTGCGCAAGGCCCAGCGACAGTACGTCGAGATATGGGTGGATGTGTTGCGGCAGTTGAACACGTCCCTGCGCGAGGACGACGCTCGGATGATGGCGCACGCGACGTTCGGATTACTGAATTCGACTCCACATTCGGTGAAACCAAGTGCCACCAAAAAGGCCGAGGTCAACGAGCGTGCCGTCCTTCGAGCGATGACGGTTGCCGCGTTGACCTCAGCCTCTGGGATGGCCTCTGGGACCCCGAGCGGTTAG
- a CDS encoding carboxyl transferase domain-containing protein, producing MTPRTSHREEHLELVAQLRDKLAAAALGGPERARERHVGRGKLLPRDRVDGLLDPGSPFLELTPLAADGMYDDECPGAGMISGIGRVSGRECVIVANDATVKGGTYYPITVKKHLRAQEVAGQNRLPCIYLVDSGGAFLPRQDEVFPDREHFGRIFYNQANLSAAGIPQIAAVLGSCTAGGAYVPAMSDEAVIVRNQGTIFLGGPPLVKAATGEIVTAEDLGGGNLHSKSSGVTDHLAHDDRDALRIVRRIVGTLGPRESLPWDVRPTVDAIADQSELYDVVPTDSRVPYDVHEVITRVIDGGEFAEFKAEYGTTLVTGFARIHGHPVGIVANNGVLFSESALKGAHFIELCDKRNTPLLFLQNISGFMVGRDYEAGGIAKHGAKMVTAVACARVPKLTVVIGGSYGAGNYSMCGRAYSPRFLWMWPNARISVMGGEQAASVLATVRGEMTPEEEETFKAPIRQQYEDQGNPYYSTARLWDDGVIDPADTRTVVGLALSVVGQAPLEPVSYGVFRM from the coding sequence ATGACACCGCGGACTTCGCATCGCGAGGAGCACCTCGAGCTGGTGGCGCAGTTGCGCGACAAGCTTGCAGCCGCAGCGCTGGGCGGCCCTGAGCGTGCCCGTGAACGCCATGTCGGCAGGGGAAAGCTGCTTCCACGCGACCGCGTCGACGGGCTCCTCGACCCGGGCAGCCCCTTTCTCGAACTGACGCCGCTCGCCGCCGACGGCATGTACGACGACGAATGCCCGGGCGCGGGGATGATTTCCGGCATCGGACGCGTATCAGGGCGCGAGTGCGTGATCGTCGCCAATGATGCGACCGTCAAGGGCGGCACCTACTACCCGATCACCGTCAAGAAGCACCTGCGCGCCCAGGAGGTGGCCGGACAGAACCGGCTTCCCTGCATCTATCTGGTCGACTCGGGTGGCGCGTTCTTGCCGCGACAGGACGAGGTGTTTCCCGATCGCGAGCACTTCGGTCGCATCTTCTACAACCAGGCCAACCTGTCCGCCGCGGGCATCCCACAGATCGCGGCGGTCCTCGGCTCGTGTACCGCCGGCGGTGCGTATGTGCCAGCGATGAGTGACGAGGCTGTGATCGTCCGCAACCAGGGCACAATCTTCCTCGGTGGTCCGCCGCTGGTAAAGGCGGCGACCGGGGAGATCGTGACCGCCGAAGACCTCGGCGGGGGTAATCTGCACTCCAAGAGCTCCGGTGTGACAGACCATTTGGCGCACGACGATCGCGACGCGTTACGCATCGTGCGACGCATCGTCGGCACGCTCGGGCCCCGCGAGAGTCTGCCGTGGGACGTCAGGCCGACCGTCGACGCGATCGCCGATCAATCCGAGCTGTACGACGTGGTGCCCACCGATTCGCGCGTGCCGTACGACGTGCACGAGGTGATCACCCGCGTCATCGACGGCGGCGAGTTCGCCGAGTTCAAGGCCGAGTACGGCACCACCCTGGTGACCGGCTTCGCGCGCATCCACGGTCACCCCGTGGGCATCGTCGCCAACAACGGTGTGCTGTTCAGTGAGTCCGCGCTCAAGGGTGCGCATTTCATCGAGCTCTGCGACAAGCGCAATACACCGTTGCTGTTCCTGCAGAACATCTCAGGATTCATGGTGGGCCGCGACTACGAAGCCGGCGGCATCGCCAAACACGGCGCCAAGATGGTCACCGCGGTTGCCTGCGCCAGGGTGCCGAAGCTGACCGTGGTGATCGGCGGTTCCTACGGCGCGGGCAACTATTCGATGTGCGGGCGGGCGTATTCGCCGCGCTTCCTGTGGATGTGGCCGAATGCCAGGATCTCGGTCATGGGTGGGGAACAGGCCGCCTCGGTGCTTGCGACGGTACGCGGAGAGATGACTCCAGAGGAGGAGGAGACGTTCAAGGCGCCCATTCGTCAGCAGTACGAGGATCAGGGCAACCCGTACTACTCGACGGCGCGGCTATGGGACGACGGCGTCATCGATCCCGCTGACACCAGAACCGTTGTCGGTCTGGCACTTTCAGTGGTTGGACAGGCTCCGCTCGAGCCGGTCTCCTACGGCGTGTTCCGGATGTGA
- a CDS encoding acetyl-CoA carboxylase biotin carboxylase subunit, whose product MTIFETVLIANRGEIAVRVIRTLRAMGIRSVAVFSDADAGARHVAEADVAVNIGPAAARESYLNIDAVVAAAQRTGAQAVHPGYGFLSENAHFAAALKSAGIVFIGPPVGAIETMGDKIAAKAAVSAFGVPVVPGVSRPGLTDADLIAGAEEVGYPVLVKPSAGGGGKGMRVVHEPSELASALTSARREAGAAFGDDTLFLERFVLNPRHIEVQVLADGFGNVVHLGERECSLQRRHQKVIEEAPSPLLDAATRARIGAAACDTARSVDYTGAGTVEFIVSADRPDEFFFMEMNTRLQVEHPVTEMVTGIDLVEQQVLVAAGHKLPIAQDDVTLTGHAIEARVYAEDAGRGFLPTGGTVLGLSEPAGRGVRVDSGLARGTVVGSDYDPMLSKVIAHAADRAEAIRALDTALAHTAVLGVTTNIDFLRFLLADPDVVAGDLDTGLLDRRLPDFASAEPGDRELIAAAAYKWLRSWPDPVTDLWAVPSGWRVGAAAPTTSRMHAGDRTDHVYLTGTPATASALVEHGESHSLSASLDGDLLTVVLDGLRTEYMVAATDGQIWLSGAGRTAVIDEVREAPVRPEDELGGDAELTSPMPGSVVAVGVSDGDAVQAGTVVVTVEAMKMEHAMTAPVAGAVELLVAVGDQVKVGQPLARVTAGRAGDSADEATQEKEGS is encoded by the coding sequence GTGACGATCTTCGAGACAGTCCTGATTGCCAACCGCGGCGAGATCGCGGTGCGCGTCATCCGCACACTGCGGGCCATGGGTATCCGTTCGGTCGCGGTGTTCAGCGATGCCGACGCCGGCGCCCGCCACGTCGCCGAGGCCGATGTGGCCGTCAACATCGGGCCTGCGGCCGCCAGGGAGAGCTATCTGAATATCGACGCCGTCGTCGCCGCTGCGCAGCGCACCGGTGCGCAGGCGGTGCACCCCGGTTACGGGTTCCTCTCTGAGAACGCGCATTTCGCGGCGGCACTGAAGTCGGCGGGCATCGTTTTCATCGGCCCCCCGGTCGGTGCGATTGAAACGATGGGCGACAAGATCGCCGCGAAGGCCGCGGTGTCGGCGTTCGGAGTGCCTGTCGTGCCTGGCGTGTCTCGGCCCGGCCTCACCGATGCCGATCTGATCGCAGGCGCCGAAGAGGTCGGGTATCCCGTTCTGGTCAAACCGTCGGCGGGCGGCGGCGGCAAGGGCATGCGTGTCGTGCACGAACCGTCGGAGCTCGCGTCCGCACTCACCAGCGCACGCCGGGAAGCCGGCGCGGCCTTCGGTGACGACACGCTGTTCCTCGAGCGTTTCGTGTTGAATCCGCGACACATCGAGGTTCAGGTGCTGGCCGACGGCTTCGGCAACGTGGTGCACCTCGGCGAGCGGGAGTGCAGCCTGCAACGCAGACACCAGAAGGTGATCGAAGAGGCGCCGTCGCCGCTACTGGACGCGGCGACGCGGGCCCGAATCGGTGCCGCGGCTTGCGACACGGCACGCAGCGTCGACTACACCGGCGCGGGCACCGTCGAGTTCATCGTGTCCGCCGACCGCCCCGACGAGTTCTTCTTCATGGAGATGAACACCCGTTTGCAGGTCGAGCATCCAGTGACCGAGATGGTCACCGGCATCGACCTCGTCGAGCAGCAGGTGCTGGTCGCCGCGGGACACAAACTGCCGATCGCTCAGGATGACGTCACTCTGACCGGGCACGCGATCGAGGCACGCGTCTATGCCGAGGACGCCGGTCGCGGGTTCCTGCCGACGGGCGGCACCGTCCTCGGCCTTTCCGAGCCCGCCGGGCGAGGGGTCCGCGTCGACTCCGGACTGGCCCGCGGCACGGTGGTCGGCAGCGACTACGACCCGATGCTGTCGAAGGTCATCGCGCACGCGGCGGACCGTGCCGAAGCGATCCGCGCCCTCGATACGGCGCTCGCGCACACCGCCGTCCTCGGTGTCACCACGAACATCGATTTCCTTCGGTTCCTGCTGGCCGATCCCGACGTCGTCGCCGGTGACCTCGACACCGGACTGCTCGATCGCCGGCTTCCCGACTTCGCTTCCGCGGAGCCCGGTGATCGGGAGCTGATCGCGGCTGCGGCATACAAGTGGCTGCGCAGCTGGCCTGACCCGGTGACCGATTTGTGGGCGGTGCCGTCGGGATGGCGGGTCGGCGCGGCTGCGCCGACAACGTCTCGGATGCACGCCGGTGACCGCACCGACCACGTCTACCTCACCGGCACGCCGGCCACCGCTAGCGCCCTCGTCGAGCATGGCGAAAGTCATTCGCTGTCAGCATCTCTCGACGGTGATCTGCTCACCGTTGTCCTCGACGGACTGCGAACCGAGTACATGGTCGCCGCCACCGACGGGCAGATCTGGCTGTCCGGCGCGGGCCGCACAGCCGTAATAGACGAAGTTCGTGAAGCCCCGGTGCGGCCGGAGGACGAATTGGGCGGTGACGCCGAGCTCACCAGCCCCATGCCCGGTTCGGTTGTCGCGGTGGGAGTTTCCGACGGTGACGCCGTCCAGGCCGGCACCGTCGTCGTGACCGTCGAGGCCATGAAGATGGAACACGCCATGACCGCGCCGGTCGCCGGCGCGGTGGAACTACTCGTCGCCGTGGGCGACCAGGTCAAGGTGGGCCAGCCACTGGCACGAGTCACCGCCGGCCGAGCCGGCGATTCGGCAGATGAGGCCACCCAGGAGAAGGAAGGGTCATGA
- a CDS encoding acyl-CoA dehydrogenase family protein, with product MSNSVTTGMLPDHYEQLAKTVRDFAQSVVAPVAAKHDEEHSFPYEVVSGMADMGLFGLPFPEEYGGMGGDYFALCLALEELGKVDQSVAITLEAGVSLGAMPVYRFGNEDQKQEWLPLLASGKALGAFGLTEAGGGTDAGATKTTARLDDGHWIINGSKQFITNSGTDITKLVTVTAVTGATGPRGQERSDSGDGHGKKEISSILVPVPTEGFTAEPAYNKVGWNASDTHPLSFDDVRVPQENLLGERGRGYANFLRILDEGRIAIAALSVGAAQGCVDECVKYAKEREAFGQRIGAYQAIAFKIARMEARAHAARTAYYDAAALMLAGKPFKKAAAIAKLVASEAAMDNSRDATQVFGGYGFMNEYPVARHYRDSKILEIGEGTTEVQLMLIAREAGL from the coding sequence ATGAGCAACAGCGTGACGACGGGAATGCTGCCCGATCACTACGAGCAGCTTGCCAAGACAGTTCGCGACTTCGCGCAGAGCGTGGTGGCCCCGGTTGCCGCCAAGCACGACGAGGAGCACTCGTTTCCGTACGAAGTCGTCTCGGGTATGGCCGATATGGGGTTGTTCGGCCTGCCGTTCCCCGAGGAATACGGCGGCATGGGCGGTGACTACTTCGCGCTGTGTCTGGCGCTGGAGGAGCTCGGCAAGGTCGACCAGAGTGTGGCGATCACCCTCGAAGCCGGAGTCTCACTGGGTGCCATGCCCGTCTACCGCTTCGGTAACGAGGACCAGAAGCAGGAATGGCTGCCGCTGCTGGCGAGCGGCAAGGCGCTCGGGGCCTTCGGTCTGACCGAGGCCGGTGGCGGCACCGATGCGGGTGCCACCAAGACGACGGCCCGGCTCGACGACGGGCACTGGATCATCAACGGCTCCAAGCAGTTCATCACCAACTCTGGCACCGACATCACCAAGCTGGTCACTGTCACCGCCGTCACCGGCGCGACCGGTCCCAGGGGGCAGGAGCGCAGCGACTCGGGGGATGGCCATGGGAAGAAGGAGATCTCGTCGATTCTGGTGCCCGTTCCGACCGAAGGGTTCACCGCCGAACCCGCCTACAACAAGGTGGGATGGAATGCCTCGGACACCCATCCGCTGAGCTTCGACGACGTCCGGGTACCGCAGGAAAACCTGCTGGGTGAGCGTGGCCGCGGCTATGCCAACTTCCTGCGCATCCTGGATGAGGGCCGTATCGCCATCGCCGCGTTGTCCGTCGGCGCCGCGCAGGGCTGCGTCGACGAATGCGTGAAGTACGCCAAGGAACGGGAGGCGTTCGGGCAGCGGATCGGCGCCTACCAGGCGATCGCGTTCAAGATCGCACGCATGGAGGCACGTGCACACGCCGCCCGCACCGCTTATTACGACGCGGCCGCATTGATGTTGGCCGGCAAGCCCTTCAAGAAGGCCGCGGCGATCGCCAAACTGGTGGCCAGTGAAGCGGCGATGGACAACTCCCGCGATGCGACCCAGGTGTTCGGCGGCTACGGATTCATGAACGAGTACCCGGTCGCACGTCACTACCGCGACAGCAAGATCCTCGAAATCGGCGAGGGGACAACGGAAGTACAGCTGATGCTGATCGCGCGCGAGGCGGGTCTGTGA
- a CDS encoding MaoC family dehydratase: MSDKRIVVQRGLWFEEFETGVLYQHRPGRTITEADNVLFTTLTMNTQALHLDAAFSDALPPFNQRLVNSMFTLSTLVGLSVAQLTQGTIVGNLGFGEVAFPKPLFHGDTLYAETEVTEKRESKSRPGEGIVTFSHVGRNQHGDIVATASRKTMVRKRPEGTV; this comes from the coding sequence ATGAGCGACAAACGTATCGTCGTCCAGCGCGGGCTGTGGTTCGAGGAGTTCGAGACAGGGGTGCTGTACCAGCACCGGCCGGGACGCACCATCACCGAAGCGGACAACGTACTGTTCACCACCCTGACCATGAACACCCAAGCGTTACACCTCGACGCGGCGTTCTCCGATGCGTTGCCGCCGTTCAACCAGCGGCTGGTCAATTCGATGTTCACGTTGTCGACGCTGGTGGGTCTGTCGGTTGCGCAACTGACGCAGGGCACGATCGTCGGCAACCTCGGCTTCGGCGAAGTCGCCTTCCCGAAGCCCCTCTTCCACGGGGACACGCTCTACGCCGAAACCGAGGTCACCGAGAAGCGGGAATCCAAGAGCAGGCCGGGCGAGGGCATCGTCACCTTCTCGCATGTCGGACGCAATCAGCACGGTGACATCGTGGCGACCGCGTCCCGCAAGACCATGGTGCGCAAGCGGCCCGAGGGGACGGTCTGA
- a CDS encoding HpcH/HpaI aldolase/citrate lyase family protein, giving the protein MSLGNNGPGWLFCPADRPERFEKAAAAADVVILDLEDGVAAKDRDVARQALINTPLDPARTVVRINPSATPDHQLDLDALTRTDYSVVMLAKTESPRQIRDLAPREVVVLIETPLGAIEVNELARMENAFAVMWGAEDLFAATGGTANRWPDGSYRDVAEHVRSQSLLAAKAFGKLALDSVYLDIKDLDGLRAESDDAVAVGFDAKVAIHPSQVAVIRSAYAPTDEQVDWARRVLETSRSQRGVFQFEGHMVDMPVLRRAERIIASAR; this is encoded by the coding sequence ATGTCGTTGGGCAACAACGGTCCCGGCTGGCTGTTCTGTCCCGCCGATCGCCCGGAACGCTTCGAGAAAGCCGCGGCCGCCGCCGATGTCGTCATCCTCGACCTCGAAGACGGAGTCGCCGCCAAGGACAGGGACGTCGCGCGCCAGGCCCTGATCAACACGCCACTCGACCCCGCCCGCACCGTGGTGCGGATCAATCCGAGCGCGACACCCGATCATCAGCTCGATCTGGACGCGCTGACGCGCACCGACTACAGCGTGGTGATGCTGGCGAAAACCGAGTCCCCGCGCCAGATCCGCGATCTCGCACCGCGCGAGGTGGTCGTGCTGATCGAGACACCGCTCGGAGCGATCGAAGTCAACGAGTTGGCTCGCATGGAGAATGCGTTCGCCGTCATGTGGGGCGCCGAGGACCTCTTCGCGGCCACGGGCGGGACCGCGAACCGCTGGCCGGACGGCAGCTACCGCGATGTCGCCGAGCACGTGCGATCACAGAGCCTGCTGGCCGCCAAGGCGTTTGGGAAGCTGGCGCTGGACTCGGTGTACCTCGACATCAAGGATCTCGACGGGTTGCGGGCCGAGAGCGACGATGCCGTCGCGGTCGGGTTCGACGCCAAGGTCGCCATACATCCCTCCCAGGTTGCGGTCATCCGGTCCGCGTACGCGCCGACCGACGAACAGGTCGACTGGGCGCGCCGAGTGCTCGAGACGTCGCGATCGCAGCGCGGTGTCTTCCAGTTCGAAGGGCACATGGTCGACATGCCGGTGCTGCGGCGGGCCGAGCGCATCATCGCGTCCGCGCGGTAG
- a CDS encoding MarR family winged helix-turn-helix transcriptional regulator translates to MALSGRQGSLDSINHTLARIMRLSGSRSMFARQAAVAGVDLAQPSYVLLRTLIDEGPLPMGGLARIAHMDMGMATRQVNALVEARLVTRQPDPADGRVSLVAANAEGHRVAGSLQDVRRRHLQRALAGWSAAELQDFDRLLTRFLADTTATSIDDGP, encoded by the coding sequence ATGGCGTTGTCAGGTAGGCAAGGATCGCTGGACTCGATCAACCACACGCTGGCCAGAATTATGCGGCTGAGCGGCAGTCGCTCCATGTTCGCGCGGCAGGCCGCGGTCGCCGGGGTGGATCTGGCGCAGCCGTCCTACGTCCTGCTCCGAACGCTGATCGACGAGGGACCGCTACCGATGGGTGGTCTGGCGCGGATCGCCCATATGGACATGGGCATGGCCACGCGGCAGGTCAACGCCCTCGTCGAGGCACGGTTGGTGACTCGACAGCCAGATCCTGCGGACGGGCGCGTCTCACTTGTTGCGGCGAACGCGGAGGGGCACCGGGTCGCCGGATCATTGCAGGACGTGCGCCGACGCCACTTGCAACGGGCCTTGGCCGGATGGTCGGCCGCAGAGTTGCAGGACTTCGATCGGCTTCTGACGCGGTTTCTCGCGGACACGACGGCAACTTCGATCGACGACGGACCGTAA
- a CDS encoding sulfotransferase family protein produces MGVGSRYYFDWANYRTMLRLLREEPNPARRRKMFCAFLIGVPMIAAIHAVCFALDPILFPSLRRTPVREPTFCVGHARSGTTYLHRLMANDPQFSYVLMYEMFFPSLLEKRLLRLLFRIDDVTGKRLRRRLDAIEESAFAETNDMHKTGFFAPEEDDFLLTWSLGSGFWIVMFPYMGELDFYHVDRWSPEKRRRVMTFYKECVRRQIVLNGGGLHLSKNPTFCGRVEALIETFPDARFVVPMRNPYETVPSLLKMMQKEWTLRGRDDRLIKNSLRVLADQSFDSYEHPLEVLARHPETRSCVVDYRDLVSRPAFTMRRVYDELGLELASAVAEAVDSAKGQGHESAHRYCLEEFGLDPHEIHTRLAGLFERFNWETEGDDAIVN; encoded by the coding sequence ATGGGTGTCGGGTCGCGCTATTACTTCGACTGGGCCAACTACCGCACGATGCTCAGGCTGTTGCGCGAAGAGCCGAATCCGGCGCGTCGCCGAAAAATGTTCTGCGCATTCCTGATCGGTGTGCCGATGATCGCCGCGATCCACGCAGTTTGTTTCGCTCTGGACCCCATCCTGTTCCCGTCGCTGCGTCGGACACCGGTGCGCGAGCCGACGTTCTGCGTCGGACACGCCCGCAGCGGGACCACCTATCTGCATCGGTTGATGGCCAACGACCCCCAGTTCAGCTACGTGCTGATGTACGAGATGTTCTTCCCGTCGCTTCTCGAGAAGCGTCTGCTGCGGCTGCTGTTCCGCATCGACGACGTGACGGGGAAGCGGCTGCGGCGCCGGCTCGATGCGATCGAAGAGAGCGCGTTCGCTGAGACCAATGACATGCACAAGACGGGGTTTTTCGCTCCCGAGGAGGACGACTTCCTGTTGACGTGGTCGCTGGGCTCCGGATTCTGGATAGTGATGTTTCCCTATATGGGGGAGCTGGACTTCTATCACGTCGACCGCTGGAGTCCTGAAAAGCGCAGGCGCGTGATGACCTTCTACAAGGAATGCGTCCGCCGTCAGATCGTTCTGAATGGCGGAGGACTCCACCTGAGTAAGAACCCGACCTTTTGTGGCCGTGTCGAGGCTCTCATTGAGACGTTCCCCGATGCGAGATTCGTTGTGCCAATGCGTAACCCATACGAGACCGTCCCGAGTCTGCTCAAGATGATGCAAAAGGAGTGGACCCTGCGCGGACGTGACGATAGGTTGATCAAGAACTCCCTGCGCGTTCTGGCCGACCAGTCCTTCGATTCCTACGAGCACCCGCTCGAGGTGCTGGCGCGACATCCAGAAACGCGTTCGTGCGTGGTCGACTATCGGGATTTGGTGAGCAGGCCGGCGTTCACGATGCGCCGGGTCTACGACGAGTTGGGGCTTGAGCTCGCATCGGCGGTCGCCGAGGCAGTCGACTCCGCGAAGGGGCAAGGCCATGAGTCGGCCCACCGATACTGCCTCGAAGAATTCGGACTTGATCCTCACGAAATCCACACCCGGTTGGCCGGTCTCTTCGAGCGCTTCAACTGGGAAACAGAAGGAGACGACGCAATTGTCAACTGA